One genomic segment of Vibrio penaeicida includes these proteins:
- a CDS encoding phytoene desaturase family protein: MKKSSIDADVIFIGSGINTLVCAAILAMNGKSVLILERNSVSGGCIRTEELFPGYHHDIMSMWYPLFVGGAGYGELKEALDRKGVEFVQNDYSTGIVFPDGTGLALKSDIEDTVKRLEACCPGDGSAFGTSAETLFGKDASLTFGLLNNQPFSWNLIRLIVSEWRKRGTNGLLSFMSDSLESCRRWSLRTFQHDKTRALIAPWVLHTGLGPDEASSALIGKLTFAAVVAGGMPVVKGGSNNLVRALTQVIEEYGGTIIHDANVDEMVTQTKKNAFSAKGDSEVAKGVVANQTLYSAKEHVVCNVAPDQLYGRFLKNKKQAPLEVRRRAKGYQFGRGGMQVHFALSAPPPWTEPELLNVPLVHLTESMEQVCLSVTQANNGIIPAKPTLGIGQPTAVDPSRAPEGGWILWVQMQELPSKLKGDELDQISIPEDGQWTEAVREAVAQRVQDRLENVMPGFSSLIVGRKSYSPADLESLNCNLVGGDPYSGVCSPDQFFWLRPFAPTGSAKCHQTSVKNVLHIGASTHPGPGLGATSGYLVARQLLKKRFFSSS, from the coding sequence ATGAAAAAAAGCAGTATTGATGCAGATGTGATTTTTATTGGCAGCGGCATAAACACCTTAGTGTGTGCCGCGATCCTCGCAATGAACGGCAAATCCGTGTTGATCTTAGAGCGCAACTCGGTGTCTGGAGGGTGTATTCGCACTGAAGAACTCTTTCCTGGTTATCATCACGACATTATGTCGATGTGGTATCCCTTATTTGTTGGAGGGGCTGGATACGGTGAGCTTAAAGAGGCACTCGATAGAAAAGGCGTGGAGTTTGTTCAAAATGACTACTCAACCGGTATTGTTTTTCCTGATGGCACTGGTTTGGCACTTAAAAGTGATATTGAAGACACGGTGAAAAGGTTAGAGGCTTGTTGTCCGGGAGATGGCAGCGCGTTCGGGACAAGCGCAGAAACGCTGTTTGGGAAGGATGCCTCTCTTACCTTTGGTTTACTCAATAACCAACCGTTCAGTTGGAACCTCATTCGTTTGATTGTTAGCGAATGGCGAAAGCGCGGAACGAACGGGTTACTTTCTTTTATGTCGGACTCCCTTGAAAGCTGTCGTCGCTGGTCGCTTAGAACATTTCAGCATGACAAGACCCGAGCGCTGATCGCGCCTTGGGTTCTTCATACGGGTTTAGGACCAGATGAAGCCAGTTCGGCTCTGATTGGAAAGCTCACGTTCGCAGCGGTCGTCGCAGGTGGAATGCCGGTAGTGAAAGGGGGCAGTAATAACCTCGTTCGCGCTTTAACACAGGTTATCGAAGAGTATGGTGGAACCATTATCCATGATGCAAACGTGGACGAAATGGTCACCCAAACGAAGAAGAATGCGTTTTCAGCTAAAGGTGACTCCGAGGTAGCTAAGGGCGTAGTGGCAAACCAGACCCTCTATTCCGCGAAGGAGCATGTGGTGTGCAACGTTGCTCCTGATCAGCTTTACGGACGATTTTTGAAGAACAAAAAACAGGCTCCTTTAGAGGTGAGAAGGCGAGCAAAAGGCTATCAATTCGGTCGCGGAGGCATGCAGGTGCATTTTGCACTTAGTGCGCCGCCCCCATGGACTGAGCCAGAACTGTTGAACGTGCCTCTTGTCCATTTAACCGAAAGCATGGAGCAAGTGTGTTTGTCAGTCACACAAGCCAACAATGGAATCATTCCGGCAAAACCGACACTGGGAATTGGGCAGCCGACAGCCGTCGATCCAAGCCGAGCGCCGGAAGGAGGCTGGATCTTGTGGGTTCAGATGCAAGAACTGCCGTCTAAGTTGAAAGGAGATGAACTCGATCAAATTTCAATACCCGAAGATGGGCAATGGACAGAAGCGGTTCGTGAAGCGGTTGCACAGCGTGTACAAGATCGACTAGAAAACGTGATGCCGGGATTCTCGTCATTGATTGTGGGGCGTAAATCCTACAGCCCTGCGGATTTGGAATCGTTAAACTGCAACTTAGTGGGGGGTGATCCTTATTCCGGTGTGTGCAGCCCTGATCAGTTTTTCTGGTTGCGACCGTTTGCCCCTACTGGCTCGGCAAAATGCCACCAAACATCGGTGAAAAATGTACTGCATATTGGTGCGAGCACCCACCCCGGCCCCGGCTTAGGTGCCACGTCGGGCTATTTGGTCGCACGGCAACTGCTCAAGAAACGCTTTTTTTCTTCGTCTTGA
- a CDS encoding cyclase family protein: MSDAILNALSESLGNGGVKVIDLTQTLNEEFPALQLPEEFGQVWGFKKETISQYDENGPGWYWNNFRCGEHTGTHFDAPVHWISGKDHPKNSVDTIPVHNFVAPAVVVDASQEVADDPDWLLTVDFLESWESQHGTIPEGAWVLFRTDWSKRVNDPTAFLNMKEDGTHTPGPTQDAVEWMINERNVLGFGVETINTDAGQSFMWPTPLPCHTLMHGANKYGLQCLKNLDQLPATGALIVAAPLKIEGGSGSPLRVLALVGG; the protein is encoded by the coding sequence ATGTCGGACGCAATTCTAAATGCACTATCAGAAAGTTTGGGCAATGGTGGAGTTAAGGTTATCGACCTTACCCAAACATTGAATGAAGAATTCCCAGCCCTTCAGTTACCGGAAGAATTTGGTCAGGTTTGGGGATTTAAAAAAGAAACGATTTCCCAATACGATGAAAATGGCCCAGGCTGGTACTGGAATAACTTTCGTTGTGGGGAACATACAGGCACCCACTTCGATGCCCCTGTTCACTGGATCAGCGGAAAAGACCACCCCAAAAACTCGGTCGATACCATTCCCGTTCATAACTTTGTCGCCCCTGCTGTAGTGGTGGATGCCAGTCAAGAGGTCGCTGACGACCCCGATTGGTTACTTACGGTAGATTTTCTTGAATCGTGGGAAAGCCAGCATGGCACCATTCCAGAGGGTGCGTGGGTTTTGTTTCGAACCGATTGGTCGAAACGAGTGAACGACCCTACTGCTTTCTTAAACATGAAGGAAGACGGCACACACACACCAGGACCGACTCAAGATGCGGTGGAGTGGATGATCAACGAAAGAAATGTGCTGGGCTTTGGCGTCGAAACCATTAATACTGACGCAGGACAATCCTTTATGTGGCCGACGCCACTGCCTTGCCACACCCTAATGCATGGCGCCAATAAATACGGGCTGCAGTGCCTCAAAAATTTGGACCAGCTCCCTGCCACTGGTGCTTTGATTGTCGCTGCACCACTGAAAATAGAAGGTGGGTCGGGCAGCCCGCTCCGTGTTCTTGCCTTGGTCGGCGGTTAA